Proteins from a single region of Penaeus monodon isolate SGIC_2016 chromosome 12, NSTDA_Pmon_1, whole genome shotgun sequence:
- the LOC119579492 gene encoding uncharacterized protein LOC119579492, with protein sequence MEVPQLFVLVVALASASIAQHYGPPAPPPPPVSADAAESPSLRKCRPGELVPGPTCSSFYMCVGSIGGSEYATRKVKFECAPGTVFSEGLGICVHAYGSNCLSGPSLPLPSLAPLPVPVPTPAPLPPPGPPAPVGPPAPAPAPVGSSTCSPYELDPTTVYECIEPGSFPSLADCSRFYKCIVTMDCIIKGFMFRCPKGYLFDTGVRRCHKEELVGMCDRVADAAGQSIVVKPVVELDPDSLDKFFEADFYWDFMAFLPNETQRIVSQPSSFSRGAAPSQLIRLGGN encoded by the exons GTTCCGCAACTGTTCGTCTTGGTGGTGGCGCTGGCGTCGGCTTCGATCGCTCAGCATTATG GCCCGccagcgccgccgccgccacccgtAAGTGCCGACGCCGCAGAGAGTCCGTCGCTCAGGAAATGCAGGCCGGGAGAGCTCGTTCCTGGGCCAACGTGCTCGTCCTTTTACAT GTGCGTCGGTAGTATTGGTGGAAGCGAATATGCCACAAGAAAGGTCAAGTTCGAGTGCGCACCCGGCACGGTGTTCAGCGAAGGCCTCGGCATTTGTGTGCACGCTTATGGATCCAACTGCTTATCTGgtccctctcttcctttaccgTCCCTTGCTCCTCTTCCCGTCCCTGTCCCTACTCCTGCTCCACTGCCTCCCCCTGGTCCTCCTGCGCCTGTGGGACCCCCGGCACCCGCTCCAGCCCCTGTCGGCTCATCTACGTGTTCTCCCTATGAG CTAGATCCTACGACCGTGTACGAGTGCATTGAGCCTGGGAGTTTTCCGTCGCTAGCTGACTGTTCCCGATTCTACAAGTGCATCGTGACTATGGACTGCATTATCAAAG GGTTCATGTTCCGGTGCCCCAAGGGCTACCTCTTCGACACGGGGGTCCGCCGCTGCCACAAGGAGGAGCTGGTGGGGATGTGCGACCGCGTGGCCGACGCCGCCGGCCAGAGCATCGTGGTCAAGCCCGTGGTGGAGCTCGACCCCGACAGCCTCGACAAGTTCTTCGAGGCCGACTTCTACTGGGACTTCATGGCGTTCCTGCCCAACGAGACGCAGCGGATCGTGTCTCAGCCGTCCAGCTTCTCGCGCGGCGCTGCCCCGTCGCAGCTGATCAGACTCGGAGGGAACTGA
- the LOC119579732 gene encoding collagen alpha-1(IV) chain-like: MSRLKALVLLGLVTAVYARSVTGPALKASSRRSKMTRRWRTSSGVGSINSISTAEGEPLSRSLPPKCTAEGFFPQPGSCTDFYRCVDWSGTGTRFSAFRFNCPYGTVFDDDLDICNHPAAVKNPPECSGAAGNLPLPEPPGVDAGGVGGTGVGGTGGVGGTGGVGGTGGVGGTGGVGGTGGVGGTGGVGGTGGTGGTGGVGGTGVGGTGGVGGPGGVGGPGGVGGTGGVGGSPAIPGTPGTPGIPAVPGTPGTPGTPGTPGTPGIPAVPGTPGTPGTPGTPGTPGIPAVPGTPGTPGTPGTPGTPGIPAVPGTPGTPGTPGTPGTPGIPAVPGTPGTPGTPGTPGTPGIPAVPGTPGTPGTSGTPAVPGTPGAVIPSGTNVPGTEASGGTPGTPGIPGTPGTPGTSGTPVVPGTSGTPGIPGTSGTPGTSGTPVVPGTSGTPGIPGTPGTPGTPGIPGTSGTPVVPGTSGTPGTPGTPGTPGTPGIPGTSGTPVVPGTSGTPGTPGTSGTPGTSGTPVVPGTSGTPVVPGTSGTPGIPGTPGIPGTPGTPGTSGTPVVPGTSGTPGIPGTSGTPGTSGIPGTPGTPGTPGISGTNVPGTEASGGTPGTPGTPVVPGTSGTPGTPGTSGTPVVPGTSGTPGTPGTSGTPGTSGTPVVPGTSGTPGTPGTSGTPGTSGTPGTPGTPVVPGTSGTPGTPGTPGTPVVPGTSGTPGTPGTPGTPVVPGTPVTPGTPGTPVISGSPGGSGVPVPPSGANVPGTEVSGGAPGSPGGTPAVPGSTSGTPGTSGTPVVPGASGTGTGFPSGTNVPGTDVSGGTPGTPGTPGTPGTPGTPGTSGVPGTPGTPAIPGTPGTPGTPGTPGVPGTIGTPAIPGTPGTPGTPAIPGTPGTPGTPGTPGVPGTIGTPAIPGTPGTPGTPGTPGTPGTPGTPGSSGSIGGGVGIARPPPFTLMCYHDNKYRRHPLFCNSYYYCIWDGVNWNFPIFTCPAALIFDEETQQCSYPDDTKPCDAQLAPYPTPQPTKPVPEVTTPQPVETTTQKNWQVDESSQYACPAPGYYPFEGDCVRFYKCVELEDGSLKGLLYKCPNGYGYSEERQRCWPEEDLPACRRIIQDAHLRLETATPVYPEDLFWFFNNKK; the protein is encoded by the exons ATGTCGCGCCTGAAGGCTCTGGTGCTGCTTGGTCTTGTCACAGCCGtctatg CACGGAGTGTGACCGGACCGGCGCTGAAGGCCTCGTCACGCAGGTCGAAAATGACGCGAAGATGGAGAACGTCATCCGGCGTCGGCTCCATCAACTCCATCAGCACAGCGGAGGGTGAGCCTCTCTCCCGCTCGCTGCCCCCCAAGTGCACAGCAGAGGGCTTCTTCCCCCAACCCGGTTCTTGCACGGATTTCTACCGGTGTGTGGACTGGTCAGGTACCGGGACGCGGTTCTCTGCCTTCCGTTTCAACTGTCCTTACGGAACGGTTTTCGACGACGACCTCGACATCTGCAACCACCCTGCGGCGGTGAAGAACCCTCCCGAATGCTCCGGCGCCGCTGGAAACCTGCCGTTGCCTGAACCTCCTGGCGTGGAcgcaggaggagtaggaggaactgGAGTAGGAGGAactggaggagtaggaggaactggaggagtaggaggaactgGAGGCGTAGGAGGAactggaggagtaggaggaactggaggagtaggaggaactggaggagtaggaggaactgGAGGAACTGGA ggaactggaggagtaggaggaactgGAGTAGGAGGAactggaggagtaggaggacctggaggagtaggaggacctggaggagtaggaggaactggaggagtaggaggatccCCTGCAATCCCAGGTACCCCTGGTACCCCTGGAATCCCCGCAGTCCCTGGTACTCCAGGTACCCCTGGTACCCCAGGCACCCCTGGTACCCCTGGAATCCCCGCAGTCCCTGGTACTCCAGGTACCCCTGGTACCCCAGGCACCCCTGGTACCCCTGGAATCCCCGCAGTCCCTGGTACTCCTGGTACCCCTGGTACCCCAGGCACCCCTGGTACCCCTGGAATCCCCGCAGTCCCTGGTACTCCAGGTACCCCTGGTACTCCAGGCACCCCTGGTACCCCTGGAATCCCCGCAGTCCCTGGTACTCCAGGTACCCCTGGTACCCCAGGCACCCCTGGTACCCCTGGAATCCCCGCAGTCCCTGGTACTCCTGGTACCCCTGGTACTTCAGGAACACCTGCAGTCCCTGGTACTCCTGGTGCTGTTATACCTAGTGGTACAAATGTACCAGGAACAGAAGCTAGTGGTGGGACCCCTGGTACTCCTGGAATCCCTGGTACTCCCGGAACCCCTGGTACTTCTGGAACCCCTGTAGTCCCAGGTACTTCTGGTACTCCCGGAATCCCTGGTACTTCTGGAACCCCTGGTACTTCTGGAACCCCTGTAGTCCCAGGTACTTCTGGTACTCCTGGAATCCCTGGTACTCCTGGAACCCCTGGTACTCCCGGAATCCCTGGTACTTCTGGAACCCCTGTAGTCCCAGGTACTTCTGGTACTCCTGGAACCCCTGGTACTCCCGGAACCCCTGGTACTCCCGGAATCCCTGGTACTTCTGGAACCCCTGTAGTCCCTGGTACTTCTGGTACTCCCGGAACCCCTGGTACTTCTGGAACCCCTGGTACTTCTGGAACCCCTGTAGTCCCAGGTACTTCTGGAACCCCTGTAGTCCCAGGTACTTCTGGTACTCCCGGAATCCCTG GTACTCCTGGAATCCCTGGTACTCCCGGAACCCCTGGTACTTCTGGAACCCCTGTAGTCCCAGGTACTTCTGGTACTCCCGGAATCCCTGGTACTTCTGGAACCCCTGGTACTTCTGGAATCCCTGGTACTCCCGGAACCCCTGGAACCCCAGGTATTTCTGGAACAAACGTACCAGGAACTGAAGCTAGTGGTGGGACCCCTGGTACTCCTGGAACCCCTGTAGTCCCAGGTACTTCTGGTACTCCCGGAACCCCTGGTACTTCTGGAACCCCTGTAGTCCCAGGTACTTCTGGTACTCCCGGAACCCCTGGTACTTCTGGAACCCCTGGTACTTCTGGAACCCCTGTAGTCCCAG GTACTTCTGGTACTCCCGGAACCCCTGGTACTTCTGGAACCCCTGGTACTTCTGGAACCCCTGGTACTCCTGGAACCCCTGTAGTCCCAGGTACTTCTGGTACTCCCGGAACCCCTGGTACTCCTGGAACCCCTGTAGTCCCAGGTACTTCTGGTACTCCCGGAACCCCT GGTACTCCTGGAACCCCTGTAGTCCCAGGTACTCCTGTCACTCCCGGAACCCCTGGTACTCCTGTAATCTCCGGAAGCCCAGGTGGTTCTGGCGTCCCTGTTCCTCCCAGCGGCGCGAACGTCCCGGGGACAGAAGTTAGCGGCGGGGCCCCTGGCTCACCCGGAGGGACCCCTGCCGTCCCTGGCAGCACATCTGGAACCCCTGGTACGTCTGGTACCCCGGTAGTACCAGGCGCATCTGGAACTGGCACGGGTTTCCCGAGTGGTACAAACGTTCCAGGAACTGACGTCAGCGGTGGAACCCCTGGTACTCCCGGAACCCCTGGTACTCCTGGAACCCCTGGAACCCCTGGTACTTCCGGAGTCCCAGGAACCCCTGGTACTCCAGCAATCCCTGGTACTCCCGGAACCCCTGGTACTCCTGGTACTCCCGGAGTCCCAGGCACCATTGGAACTCCTGCAATCCCTG GCACTCCCGGAACCCCTGGTACTCCAGCAATCCCAGGCACTCCCGGAACCCCTGGAACCCCTGGTACTCCCGGAGTCCCAGGCACCATTGGAACTCCAGCAATCCCAGGCACTCCCGGAACCCCTGGAACCCCTGGTACTCCCGGAACCCCTGGTACTCCCGGAACGCCTGGTAGCTCTGGAAGCATTGGCGGAGGTGTAGGTATTGCGcgaccccctcccttcaccctaatGTGTTACCATGACAACAAGTACCGTCGCCACCCACTCTTCTGCAACAGTTACTACTACTGCATATGGGATGGTGTTAACTGGAATTTCCCCATCTTCACCTGTCCTGCAGCACTGATCTTTGATGAAGAAACTCAACAGTGTTCTTATCCAG ATGACACAAAGCCTTGTGACGCCCAGTTAGCACCATACCCTACTCCTCAACCTACGAAGCCGGTTCCCGAAGTAACGACTCCTCAGCCTGttgaaacaacaacacaaaagaaCTGGCAG GTTGATGAATCAAGCCAATACGCATGCCCAGCACCAGGCTATTATCCCTTCGAAGGTGACTGTGTCAGGTTCTACAAATGTGTTGAGCTTGAAGATGGAAGTCTGAAAG gtCTCCTGTACAAATGTCCTAATGGATACGGCTACTCTGAGGAACGTCAGCGGTGCTGGCCTGAAGAGGACCTTCCTGCGTGCCGAAGGATCATTCAAGACGCTCATCTTCGACTAGAAACTGCTACGCCAGTCTATCCTGAAGACCTCTTCTGGTTCTTCAACAACAAGAAGTAA